Proteins from a genomic interval of Salmo trutta chromosome 39, fSalTru1.1, whole genome shotgun sequence:
- the LOC115179642 gene encoding uncharacterized protein LOC115179642 produces the protein MSSHGCSVSPTLYRLSVSENVTHSVCCHTCKAYPITGLRYRCMKCVNLHLCQTCFLTERHTRKHKSSHPVLEHCTQSSWKESLASLAYSARHALLPRQYTHRVAERRRGLIRAESRGEPQTSFTTPDPSPQSAAEDTPPNDRAPPTNPLQLLATPPAVWTRKASKALQTEEEQEEAQPQRIDSVLIKDNRDLQRDKRLLERELQVWRVTVQSEQGSLEDRCSEMEANMDTLRQHNLRLQDMLSQALSMSGTHADVMPHANVIPHADVMPHANVIPHADVMPHANVIPHADVIPHANVIPHADVMPHANVIPHADVMPHANVIPHADVMPHANVIPHADVMPHANVIPHADVMPHANVIPHADVMPHANVIPHADVMPHANVIPHADVIPHANVIPHAKYRPERDIACPVESQSSASSSGSREREREEEEEEREEEGRGGEGRGGRMLHSKDAEE, from the exons ATGTCCTCTCATGGCTGCAGTGTGAGCCCCACCCTGTACCGCCTGTCAGTCAGCGAGAACGTCACACACTCCGTCTGCTGCCACACCTGCAAGGCCTACCCCATCACTGGACttag GTATCGCTGTATGAAGTGTGTGAACCTTCATCTGTGCCAAACCTGCTTCCTGACAGAGAGACACACGAGAAAACACAAGAGCTCCCACCCAGTGCTGGAGCACTGcactcag TCATCCTGGAAAGAATCCCTAGCCTCATTAGCATACAGCGCCCGCCACGCCTTGTTACCACGGCAATACACACACAGGGTGGCAGAGAGGAGAAGGGGCCTAATCAGGGCGGAGTCACGAGGGGAGCCGCAGACGAG CTTCACTACCCCTGACCCTTCACCTCAGTCTGCCGCTGAGGACACACCCCCTAACGACAGAGCCCCTCCCACTAATCCTCTCCAACTGCTGGCCACACCCCCAGCTGTTTGGACCAGGAAGGCATCTAAAGCCCTGCAAActgaggaagagcaggaggaagCACAGCCACAG AGGATAGACTCTGTCCTCATTAAGGACAACAGGGACCTGCAGAGGGACAAACG gcTGCTGGAGAGGGAGCTGCAGGTATGGAGGGTAACGGTTCAGTCGGAGCAGGGCTCGCTGGAGGACCGCTGCTCTGAGATGGAGGCCAACATGGACACTCTGAGACAACACAACCTCAGACTGCAGGACATGCTctcacag GCTCTTAGCATGTCAGGGACACATGCTGACGTCATGCCTCATGCTAATGTCATCCCACATGCTGACGTCATGCCTCATGCTAATGTCATCCCACATGCTGACGTCATGCCTCATGCTAATGTCATCCCACATGCTGACGTCATCCCTCATGCTAATGTCATCCCACATGCTGACGTCATGCCTCATGCTAATGTCATCCCACATGCTGACGTCATGCCTCATGCTAATGTCATCCCACATGCTGACGTCATGCCTCATGCTAATGTCATCCCACATGCTGACGTCATGCCTCATGCTAATGTCATCCCACATGCTGACGTCATGCCTCATGCTAATGTCATCCCACATGCTGACGTCATGCCTCATGCTAATGTCATCCCACATGCTGACGTCATGCCTCATGCTAATGTCATCCCACATGCTGACGTCATCCCACATGCTAATGTCATCCCACATGCTAAATACAGGCCAGAGAGAGACATAGCCTGTCCTGTAGAGTCCCAGAGCTCTGCATCTTCCTCTGgatccagagaaagagagagagaagaggaggaggaggagagggaagaggagggaagaggaggcgagggtagaggaggaagaaTGTTACACAGCAAAGATGCAGAGGAATGA
- the LOC115179639 gene encoding uncharacterized protein LOC115179639 yields MPADEQSAPSAQDAEQGQTDPQKEMDTVSRGEREEEQPGPSRVPPPRQGYCSCCQILYNNVEQHILSPRHREVVHSPRTYFPSGSLMERFLSDVIQHHPHLYNDPRPTHADLPSLSSPLVPREELLDLCASDDDGTSLGTREHMPSSDDSSCQLVYVQEADVASETRTSQPEEGRGGKAASERLTPTAPDQDIRPSSGEGTHSHTPSPDHLPTHPTRPCSQKQTPPPLHRKAHRKTNRRRERGSNSSSSSIHPPRSPASPQLCATPTDQRTQETPENQPPYKPRDRTPDPKPRTVNTGWAAWAGVPPWRRRETQKEQAFSSDHSDPEGDTIEEVIQRHCYGRSPTHHHQRDHNIWTGGDTDSFHLSLPGSLGVGSDDTEDWDTPVQVAIGRGQEWRKDIPVVVGLRQGGEQEGRALACLMEVQVNMEDQMYTSQLDSALNPETRTAGETGMGETEGEMEQTVEEILPALPHIPVSFLGKTWTQVLLEDEQKVENMVREFRQGRFLCYFKSESLARHGKRSSRDKGRGQKEGMEDGGWVPLGDHDNEDDNPECHMRGREVLRRRKVSRSYRLASRCQVVKVSHGTQTTAAIIPTIRQRTLDQTGTSPDILTLPCQDPGVDQEKTPEVKTRLCSLRLPVSYSRIMTPLQPKTTLIYVLSSPETPPFDPKPLLRPIARGNRGRKRSCDGCEGDVGAKVKYKRVPLKYYDPATHRILKTPPKGLNLTPSSSGLPRPPQAHVVRQLFRSLSPDINTERQGGEGGRDGSGGRRRGRSGDSVASGSLLEAGGSFGAEGQGSSEAGSSVTTPFSRSSLSNSSLFLLSTLSPDTNSNPEVTRQRRRRGGGRERKLKTDRPLTPEKEHSSPYRPWTRGGRGERQPARRNSKRGRPPQISPPPKPPPPQDLSPTVEPRKGPSRRVAESKKLPRPKSPARGVTSTPLKQAIRTPSRRSSPRQTHVPLPTRTLRRRVRR; encoded by the exons ATGCCCGCTGACGAGCAGTCTGCCCCCTCTGCTCAAG ATGCAGAGCAGGGTCAGACAGATCCACAGAAGGAGATGGACACTGTTAGCAG gggggagagggaggaggagcagccCGGGCCATCCAGAGTTCCTCCCCCCAGACAGGGCTACTGCAGCTGCTGCCAGATACTCTACAACAACGTGGAGCAGCACATCCTAAGCCCCAGACACAGGGAGGTGGTTCATAGCCCTCGCACCTACTTCCCCTCTGGAAGCCTGATGGAGAGATTCCTATCGGACGTAATCCAGCATCACCCGCACCTCTACAACGACCCTCg CCCCACCCACGCTGACCTGCCGTCTCTGAGCAGCCCGCTGGTTCCCAGGGAGGAGCTATTGGATCTCTGCGCCAGCGACGATGACGGGACGTCGCTCGGAACCCGAGAGCACATGCCCAGCTCTGACGACTCTTCCTGTCAGCTCGTTTACGTACAGGAAGCGGATGTTGCCTCGGAAACAAGGACCAGCCAACCAGAAGAAGGTAGAGGGGGAAAGGCGGCGTCAGAGAGGTTAACCCCAACTGCTCCAGACCAGGATATAAGACCAAGTTCTGGGGAaggcactcactcacacacaccttccccGGACCACTTACCAACACACCCCACGAGACCTTGTAGCCAGAAGCAAACCCCTCCTCCGCTCCACCGGAAAGCACACAGGAAGACCAAccggcggagagagagagggagcaactcctcctcttcctccatccatcctccccgcTCCCCCGCTTCTCCACAGTTGTGTGCTACCCCAACGGACCAGAGAACCCAGGAAACACCAGAGAACCAGCCTCCCTACAAGCCGAGGGACCGGACCCCAGACCCCAAGCCCCGGACGGTAAACACTGGCTGGGCCGCGTGGGCGGGGGTGCCCCCCTGGAGGCGGAGGGAGACCCAGAAGGAGCAGGCGTTCTCCAGTGACCACTCCGACCCTGAGGGGGACACAATAGAGGAGGTGATCCAGAGACACTGCTACGGCCGCAGTCCCACACACCACCACCAGAGGGACCACAACATATGGACAGGGGGGGATACGGACAGCTTCCACCTTAGCCTCCCTGGCTCACTGGGAGTGGGTTCGGATGACACTGAGGACTGGGATACCCCTGTGCAGGTGGCTATTGGGAGGGGGCAGGAGTGGAGGAAGGACATCCCTGTGGTAGTGGGCTTAAGGCAGGGTGGGGAGCAGGAGGGCAGGGCCCTGGCCTGTCTCATGGAGGTACAGGTGAACATGGAGGACCAGATGTACACCAGCCAGCTGGATTCTGCCCTCAACCCTGAGACTAGGACAGCGGGGGAGACAGGgatgggggagacagagggagaaatggAACAAACAGTGGAGGAGATTCTCCCGGCACTCCCCCACATCCCCGTGTCCTTCCTGGGGAAGACGTGGACCCAGGTGCTGCTGGAGGACGAGCAGAAGGTGGAGAACATGGTCCGAGAGTTCCGACAAGGAAGGTTCCTCTGCTACTTCAAAAGCGAATCCCTCGCCAG GCACGGGAAGCGGAGCAGCAGAGATAAGGGGCGTGGCCAGAAGGAGGGGATGGAAGATGGGGGGTGGGTTCCCCTTGGTGACCATGACAATGAAGATGACAACCCAGAATGCCacatgagggggagggaggtgctTAGGCGGAGGAAAGTTAGCAGGAGTTATCGCCTGGCGTCCAGGTGTCAGGTGGTCAAAGTGAGCCACGGGACACAGACTACAGCAGCCATCATCCCCACCATCCGACAGAGaacactggaccagacaggcacATCCCCGGACATCCTCACGCTGCCCTGTCAGGACCCCGGCGTTGACCAGGAGAAGACCCCAGAGGTGAAGACAAGGCTGTGCTCTCTCCGTCTGCCTGTCTCCTACTCCCGCATCATGACCCCCCTGCAGCCCAAAACCACCCTGATCTATGTCCTCTCCTCCCCCGAAACCCCTCCCTTTGACCCCAAGCCCCTCCTCAGACCTATCGCCAGGGGCAACCGCGGCAGGAAAAGGTCATGTGACGGGTGTGAAGGCGACGTGGGGGCCAAGGTCAAATACAAAAGGGTTCCTTTGAAGTACTATGACCCTGCCACCCACCGCATTCTGAAGACCCCCCCCAAGGGCTTGaacctcaccccctcctcctctggcCTCCCCAGACCCCCCCAGGCCCACGTGGTCAGACAACTGTTCAGGAGCCTGAGTCCAGACATcaatacagagagacaggggggagagggagggagagatgggtcgGGGGGTAGGAGGAGGGGTCGCAGCGGGGACAGTGTGGCGTCAGGGTCACTCTTAGAGGCAGGGGGGTCATTTGGGGCTGAAGGTCAGGGTTCATCGGAGGCAGGGTCATCTGTGACTACGCCCTTCAGCCGCTCCTCTCTGTCCAATAGCAGCCTATTTCTACTGAGCACGCTCTCTCCCGACACAAACTCTAACCCAGAAGTGACCCGGCAGCGGAGgcggagaggaggaggacgggaACGGAAGTTAAAGACGGACCGACCTCTAACCCCTGAGAAAGAGCACTCTTCTCCGTACAGGCCTTGGACAAGAGGGGGTAGGGGAGAACGGCAACCAGCAAGACGCAACTCGAAAAGGGGGCGACCACCTCAAATCAGCCCTCCACCTAAACCCCCACCACCCCAGGACCTCTCTCCCACAGTCGAGCCCAGGAAAGGGCCCTCGAGACGGGTCGCAGAGAGTAAGAAACTCCCAAGGCCCAAAAGCCCAGCCAGGGGGGTCACTTCCACCCCTCTGAAACAGGCCATCAGAACACCAAGCCGCCGGTCGTCCCCCCGACAAACCCATGTTCCACTGCCCACCCGGACActgaggaggagagtgaggagatgA
- the LOC115179643 gene encoding elongation factor 1-beta: MGFGDLKTPGGLKVLNDFLADKSYIEGWVPSQADVAVFDAISSAPSTVLCHALRWYNHIKSFQNQKGSLPGVKKPLGQYGPAGVEDKTAADSKDDDDDMDLFGSDEEEDAEAEKLKEERIAAYAAKKSKKPTLIAKSSILLDVKPWDDETDMAKLEECVRSISMDGLLWGQSKLVPVGYGIKKLQIGCVVEDDKVGTDQLEEQITAFEDYVQSMDVAAFNKI; this comes from the exons ATGGGCTTTGGCGATCTGAAAACCCCTGGCGGCCTCAAGGTCCTCAACGACTTTTTAGCCGACAAGAGCTACATCGAGGG GTGGGTGCCCTCCCAGGCTGACGTGGCTGTCTTCGATGCAATCTCCTCAGCCCCCTCAACAGTCCTGTGCCATGCTCTGCGCTGGTACAACCATATCAAGTCATTCCAGAACCAGAAGGGCAG TCTGCCAGGAGTAAAGAAGCCCCTGGGTCAGTATGGTCCTGCCGGGGTGGAGGACAAGACAGCTGCTGACTCAAAGGACGACGACGATGACATGGACCTGTTTGGCTCTGACGAAGAG GAGGACGCAGAGGCAGAAaagctgaaggaggagagaatcgCAGCTTACGCCGCCAAGAAGTCAAAGA AGCCCACACTCATCGCCAAGTCATCGATCCTGCTTGACGTGAAACCGTGGGATGATGAGACGGACATGGCCAAGCTGGAGGAGTGTGTTCGCAGCATCTCAATGGACGGCCTGCTTTGGGGACAGT CCAAGCTGGTACCAGTGGGCTATGGCATCAAGAAGCTGCAGATCGGGTGTGTAGTAGAGGACGACAAGGTGGGAACAGACCAGCTGGAGGAACAGATTACAGCCTTTGAGGACTATGTCCAGTCTATGGATGTGGCTGCCTTCAACAAGATCTAA
- the LOC115179641 gene encoding NADH-ubiquinone oxidoreductase 75 kDa subunit, mitochondrial, producing MLRLPSVSRALAGAAKGSLAPSNNVRTSVRAASNMVEVFVDGKPVEVLPGTTVLQACEKMGVQIPRFCYHERLSVAGNCRMCLVEIEKAPKLAAACAMPVMKGWNILTNSEKTRKAREGVMEFLLANHPLDCPICDQGGECDLQDQSMQFGSDRSRFSEDKRAVEDKNIGPLIKTIMTRCIQCTRCIRFASEIAGVEDLGTTGRGNNMQVGTYVEKMFMSEMSGNVIDICPVGALTSKPYAFTSRPWETRKTESIDVLDAVGSNIIVSTRGGEVMRVLPRLNEDINEEWISDKTRFAYDGLKRQRLTQPMVKDASGQMVPTSWEDVLTRVAGALQGAQGSDVAAIAGGMVDAEALVSLKDLLNRLNSDNLCTEEVFPDAGAGSDLRSNYLLNSRISGIEEADLLLLIGTNPRYEAPLFNARVRKSWLHNELKVSVVGSSVDLSYTYDHLGESTQALQDIANGTHPFCQVLAQAKRPVVVVGSASLQREDGGAILSSVQTIAQNARASSGVEEGWKVLNVLHRVASQVAALDLGYKAGVESIRKAPPKVLFLLGADGECITRQDLPKDCMIIYQGHHGDVGATMADVILPGAAYTEKNGTYVNTEGRSQQTRVAVTAPGMAREDWKIIRAISELAGLTLPYDSVDEVRGRLAEVSPNLVRYDDVEEANYFKQANQLSQAVNQTLLANPLISPQLTAKDFYMTDPISRASQTMAKCVKAVTEGADAVDEPSIC from the exons ATGTTGCGTTTGCCATCCGTTAGCCGAGCTCTAGCAGGGGCAGCCAAGGGCAGCCTGGCCCCCTCCAACAATG TGCGTACCTCAGTGAGAGCTGCCAGTAACATGGTGGAGGTGTTTGTTGATGGGAAACCAGTGGAGGTGCTTCCTGGAACCACCGTGCTGCAG gcCTGTGAGAAGATGGGGGTGCAGATTCCTCGATTCTGCTACCACGAGCGCCTGTCCGTGGCTGGGAACTGCAGAATGTGTCTGGTGGAGATTGAGAAAGCCCCAAAGCTGGCGGCCGCGTGCGCCATGCCAGTGATGAAAGGCTGGAACATCCTGACCAACTCAGAGAAGACCCGCAAGGCcagagagggagtgatggagtTCCTGCTGGCTAACCACCCTCTGGACTGCCCCATCTGTGACCAGGGAGGAGAGTGTGACCTTCAG GACCAGTCCATGCAGTTTGGTTCAGACCGCAGTCGTTTCTCTGAGGACAAGCGGGCTGTGGAGGATAAGAACATTGGACCACTCATCAAAACAATCATGACCCGCTGCATCCAGTGCACACGCTGCATCCG TTTTGCCAGTGAGATTGCAGGTGTAGAGGACCTGGGTACCACCGGCAGAGGGAACAACATGCAGGTGGGGACGTACGTGGAGAAGATGTTCATGTCCGAGATGTCAGGAAACGTCATCGACATCTGTCCCGTAGGAGCCCTCACCTCCAAACCATACGCCTTCACCTCACGACCCTGGGAGACCAG GAAGACTGAGTCTATAGATGTGTTGGATGCAGTAGGCAGTAACATCATTGTGAGTACGCGTGGTGGAGAGGTGATGAGGGTTCTGCCCCGCCTGAACGAAGACATCAACGAGGAGTGGATCTCAGACAAGACCAG gttTGCGTATGACGGTCTGAAGCGCCAGAGGCTGACCCAGCCTATGGTGAAGGACGCATCAGGACAGATGGTCCCCACATCCTGGGAAGACGTACTCACACGTGTGGCCGGAGCA ttgcaGGGAGCCCAGGGCAGTGACGTGGCAGCCATAGCTGGAGGCATGGTGGATGCAGAGGCTCTGGTGTCTCTGAAGGACCTGCTCAACAGACTGAACAGTGACAACCTCTGTACTGAGGAGGTCTTCCCTGATGCTGGGGCTGG CTCTGACCTGCGTTCCAACTACCTGCTGAACTCTCGGATCAGTGGCATTGAGGAAGCTGACCTGCTGCTACTTATAGGAACCAACCCTCGCTACGAGGCCCCACTCTTCAATGCACGCGTCCGCAAgag cTGGTTGCATAATGAGTTGAAGGTGTCTGTGGTGGGGAGCAGTGTGGATCTGAGTTACACTTACGACCACCTGGGAGAGTCCACTCAGGCGCTGCAGGACATCGCTAACGGAACACACCCCTTCTGCCAG gtgctCGCGCAGGCCAAGCGGCCGGTAGTGGTGGTGGGCAGTGCCTCTCTtcagagggaggatggaggagccATCTTGAGCTCTGTGCAAACCATCGCCCAGAATGCCAGGGCCAGCAGCGGAGTGGAGGAGGGCTGGAAGGTCCTCAATGTGCTGCACAG GGTAGCCAGTCAGGTGGCAGCCCTGGACCTGGGCTACAAGGCGGGGGTGGAGTCTATCCGTAAAGCCCCGCCCAAGGTTCTGTTCCTGCTAGGAGCTGACGGAGAATGCATCACCAGACAGGACCTGCCTAAAGACTGCATGATCATCTACCAGG GTCACCATGGAGACGTGGGTGCCACCATGGCTGACGTCATCCTGCCCGGCGCGGCGTACACGGAGAAGAACGGAACATACGTCAACACAGAGGGGAGGAGTCAACAGACACGCGTGGCCGTCACCGCGCCCGGCATGGCCAGGGAGGACTGGAAGATCATCAGAGCCATCTccgag CTGGCGGGGCTGACTCTGCCCTATGACTCTGTGGATGAGGTGAGGGGTCGGCTGGCCGAGGTTTCTCCTAACCTGGTCCGCTACGACGACGTTGAGGAAGCCAACTACTTTAAACAGGCCAACCAACTCTCACAG gcTGTGAATCAGACTCTTCTAGCAaatcctctcatctctcctcagcTGACAGCTAAAGACTTCTATATGACAG aTCCCATTAGCAGAGCGTCTCAGACCATGGCCAAGTGTGTGAAGGCCGTCACAGAGGGAGCTGACGCCGTCGATGAACCATCCATCTGCTGA